One Triticum dicoccoides isolate Atlit2015 ecotype Zavitan chromosome 4B, WEW_v2.0, whole genome shotgun sequence genomic window carries:
- the LOC119292774 gene encoding pentatricopeptide repeat-containing protein At5g47360-like — translation MPPRLTLLRRLSTHGDPNLATLLAVLRSPEASSTPLPHALSRAFPSPSDAFPLHTLPDLLPRLPSPLLSLRPDLPSAVPLLLSSSPHPLPLPHYALLLGISTHAGLFPVSLAVLRHMRSSGLAPNVACFHSALRAARWHADVSAVLDIMSRSGVNPTVPLIVTAVHRLAYMGDFEGARCLIDKMPEFGCAANVVVYTAMLDGMLAFGHVDAAVVLLEEMESGKLGAGCVPNVVSYTCLAKCLCRKGRMVEALSLLDRMVARGVMPNRIFVRTLIDGFCAARGAGLISKAYDVVERLVVDGTLSSGQCYNVLLVGLSVAGMTREAEGLAQRMMKTGVQLSPLAGSAMARELCQRKMWLHACCWLRLMDENGVLCDSDVYAGVLLGLCQEGHVLEASALVRKVMDRGIRIDASCADCLVQLLKQHGDEDLASHVLGLRRSPEVMSL, via the exons ATGCCCCCGCGCTTaaccctcctccgccgcctctccacCCACGGCGACCCCAACCTCGCCACCCTCCTCGCCGTCCTCCGCTCGCCGGAGGCCTCATCCACGCCGCTCCCGCACGCCCTCTCCCGCGCCTTCCCGTCCCCGTCGGACGCGTTCCCCCTCCACACGCTCCCCgacctcctcccgcgcctcccctcCCCGCTCCTCTCCCTCCG CCCCGACCTCCCCTCCGCCgtgcccctcctcctctcctcctccccgcaCCCGCTGCCCCTCCCGCACTACGCCCTCCTCCTCGGCATCTCCACTCATGCCGGCCTTTTCCCCGTCTCACTCGCCGTCCTCCGCCACATGCGATCCTCCGGCCTCGCGCCCAACGTGGCCTGCTTCCACTCCGCCCTCCGCGCCGCACGCTGGCATGCTGATGTCTCCGCCGTTCTGGACATCATGTCCAGATCCGGCGTCAACCCGACCGTCCCCCTGATCGTGACCGCGGTGCATAGGCTGGCATACATGGGCGACTTCGAAGGTGCCCGCTGTCTGATAGACAAAATGCCTGAGTTTGGATGCGCGGCCAATGTGGTGGTTTACACCGCAATGCTCGACGGGATGCTCGCTTTTGGTCATGTGGATGCCGCAGTGGTGCTGCTGGAGGAGATGGAGAGTGGCAAGTTGGGTGCCGGGTGTGTGCCCAACGTGGTGTCGTACACGTGTTTGGCGAAATGCCTGTGCCGAAAAGGGAGAATGGTGGAAGCTCTGAGCTTGCTGGATAGGATGGTAGCTAGAGGGGTGATGCCGAATCGCATTTTTGTGCGGACACTGATTGATGGGTTTTGTGCAGCCAGGGGGGCTGGCTTGATTTCCAAGGCATATGATGTGGTGGAGCGTTTGGTCGTTGACGGAACATTGTCAAGCGGGCAGTGCTATAATGTTCTTCTGGTAGGGTTGTCTGTGGCTGGGATGACAAGGGAAGCTGAAGGCCTCGCGCAGAGGATGATGAAGACAGGGGTGCAACTGAGCCCGCTCGCAGGAAGTGCAATGGCAAGGGAGCTGTGTcagaggaaaatgtggttgcatGCTTGCTGTTGGTTGAGACTGATGGATGAGAATGGGGTGCTCTGTGATTCTGATGTATATGCTGGCGTGTTGCTGGGGCTGTGTCAAGAGGGGCATGTCCTTGAGGCCTCGGCGTTGGTGAGGAAGGTCATGGATAGGGGAATACGCATTGACGCTTCTTGCGCTGATTGTTTGGTGCAGTTACTGAAGcagcatggtgatgaggatttagcATCACATGTATTAGGATTGAGGAGATCCCCTGAAGTGATGTCTCTGTGA